A single genomic interval of Oceanithermus profundus DSM 14977 harbors:
- a CDS encoding SLC13 family permease — protein sequence MRAWLKREALLGTAALGLVLSSLLLGRLPRYDASDAEVLLVLYALLVLAKGLERHGAVRALASRLERGRWPGLRLVGLTFFLSMFVTNDVALLAVLPVSLRLHGAALEALAVLEVLAANAGSALSPVGNPQNLFLYWFYGVPLDRFVGAIAPFSLFFLPLLLALAWLWDRQNPVRPAAAAAGPDRGAAAYLVLFVLFVPVVLRWVPAWLAVFVPLAVALFDRAALRVDYALLATFAAFFGLTDNLRAALAPLPLHPHHVFLSAALLSQLISNVPAALLLADFTRDWPALLWGVSVGGFGTLLASLANLIGYRLVRQALPECAPAFLQRYHLLGFAFLLLGMGLYRIVGPG from the coding sequence GTGCGGGCCTGGCTGAAGCGGGAGGCGCTCTTGGGCACGGCCGCGTTGGGCCTGGTCCTCAGTTCGTTGCTGCTCGGACGCCTGCCCCGCTACGACGCTTCCGACGCCGAGGTGCTGCTCGTGCTCTACGCGCTGCTGGTGCTGGCGAAGGGGCTCGAGCGCCACGGCGCGGTGCGGGCGCTGGCGAGCCGGCTCGAGCGCGGCCGCTGGCCGGGGCTGCGCCTCGTGGGGCTCACCTTCTTCCTTTCCATGTTCGTGACCAACGACGTCGCCCTGCTGGCGGTGCTCCCCGTGAGCCTGCGGCTCCACGGCGCGGCGTTGGAGGCGCTGGCGGTGCTCGAGGTGCTGGCGGCCAACGCCGGCTCGGCGCTCAGCCCCGTCGGCAACCCGCAGAACCTCTTCCTCTACTGGTTCTACGGCGTTCCGCTGGACCGCTTCGTGGGCGCGATCGCGCCGTTTTCGCTCTTCTTCCTCCCCCTGTTGCTGGCGCTGGCCTGGCTGTGGGACCGCCAAAACCCGGTGCGGCCGGCCGCGGCCGCGGCCGGGCCGGACCGCGGGGCCGCGGCCTACCTGGTGCTTTTCGTCCTCTTCGTGCCGGTGGTGCTGCGCTGGGTGCCGGCGTGGCTGGCCGTCTTCGTGCCCCTGGCGGTGGCGCTCTTCGACCGAGCGGCGTTGCGCGTGGACTACGCGCTGCTCGCCACCTTCGCGGCCTTCTTCGGCCTCACCGACAACCTGCGCGCGGCGCTCGCGCCCCTGCCCCTGCACCCGCACCACGTCTTCCTCAGCGCGGCGCTGCTCAGCCAGCTGATCAGCAACGTGCCCGCGGCGCTCCTGCTCGCCGACTTCACCCGCGACTGGCCGGCGCTCCTCTGGGGCGTGAGCGTGGGCGGGTTCGGCACCCTGCTGGCCTCGCTCGCCAACCTGATCGGCTACCGGCTGGTGCGCCAGGCGTTGCCGGAGTGCGCCCCCGCCTTCTTGCAGCGTTACCACCTGCTGGGCTTCGCCTTCCTGCTCCTGGGGATGGGGCTCTACCGGATCGTCGGCCCCGGCTAA
- a CDS encoding HD domain-containing protein: MPFTHDDPRVEAFGRRVESAFAGEGSGHDWWHVWRVWRLARRIAAAEGADLLLVELAALGHDVEDHKLGRPEGTLAAWLAEAGVDAATAEAVVAIARRVSFKGAGVPDAMPTLEGRVVQDADRLDAIGAIGIARAFAYGGARGRLLYDPAESPEHHASFEAYRKTNSSSLMHFYEKLFLLKDRLHTPTARALAEARHAFMEAFVARFLDEWEGRS; encoded by the coding sequence ATGCCCTTCACGCACGACGATCCCCGGGTGGAGGCCTTCGGCCGCAGGGTGGAATCGGCCTTCGCCGGCGAAGGCAGCGGCCACGACTGGTGGCACGTCTGGCGGGTGTGGCGGCTGGCGCGGCGCATCGCCGCGGCCGAAGGCGCCGATCTGCTCCTCGTGGAGCTGGCGGCGCTCGGCCACGACGTCGAGGACCACAAGCTGGGCCGCCCCGAGGGCACCCTCGCGGCCTGGCTCGCCGAGGCCGGCGTGGACGCGGCCACCGCGGAAGCGGTGGTGGCCATCGCCCGCCGCGTCAGCTTCAAGGGCGCCGGCGTGCCCGACGCCATGCCCACGCTCGAGGGCCGGGTGGTGCAGGACGCCGACCGCCTCGACGCCATCGGGGCGATCGGCATCGCCCGCGCCTTCGCCTACGGCGGGGCGAGGGGCCGCCTCCTCTACGACCCCGCCGAGTCCCCCGAGCACCACGCCAGCTTCGAGGCCTACAGGAAGACGAACTCGAGCTCGCTGATGCACTTCTACGAGAAGCTCTTCTTGCTCAAGGACCGGCTGCACACCCCCACGGCGCGGGCGCTGGCCGAAGCGCGCCACGCCTTCATGGAGGCCTTCGTGGCGCGCTTCCTCGACGAGTGGGAGGGCCGCAGTTAG
- the panB gene encoding 3-methyl-2-oxobutanoate hydroxymethyltransferase, whose product MAKLTIPELKSRKGRGSLVMLTAYDYPTAKLAAEAGVDVLLVGDSLGMVVLGYDSTVPVSLEEVLHHTKAARRGAPEVHLVADLPFLADATPERALAAAERLVKEGGADSVKLEGAKLEAVRALVSAGVPVLGHVGLTPQTAGMLGGYKVQGKTPAAAKKLLEDALALEAAGVWGVVLEMVPVPLAARVTEQLSVPTIGIGAGAATDGQVLVFHDLIGVFDRFKPKFVRRYLEGGALIRDAIAAYAADVRSGAFPADEHGYAMDESALEGLYGKES is encoded by the coding sequence GTGGCCAAGTTGACGATTCCCGAACTGAAGTCCCGCAAAGGCCGGGGATCGCTGGTGATGCTCACGGCCTACGACTACCCGACGGCCAAGCTGGCCGCCGAAGCGGGCGTGGACGTGCTGCTCGTCGGCGACTCGCTGGGGATGGTGGTGCTGGGGTACGACAGCACCGTGCCGGTGAGCCTCGAGGAGGTGCTGCACCACACCAAGGCCGCGCGCCGGGGCGCGCCGGAGGTGCACCTCGTCGCCGATCTGCCCTTCCTCGCCGACGCCACCCCCGAGCGGGCGCTGGCGGCGGCCGAGCGGCTCGTCAAGGAGGGCGGGGCCGACTCGGTGAAGCTCGAAGGCGCCAAGCTCGAAGCGGTGCGGGCGCTGGTGAGCGCGGGGGTGCCGGTGCTGGGGCACGTGGGGCTCACGCCGCAGACGGCGGGCATGCTGGGCGGCTACAAGGTGCAGGGCAAGACCCCGGCGGCCGCCAAGAAGCTGCTCGAGGACGCCCTGGCGCTCGAGGCGGCGGGGGTCTGGGGCGTGGTCCTCGAGATGGTCCCGGTGCCGCTGGCGGCGCGGGTGACCGAGCAGCTGAGCGTGCCGACGATCGGCATCGGCGCGGGCGCGGCCACCGACGGCCAGGTCCTCGTCTTCCACGACCTGATCGGCGTCTTCGACCGCTTCAAGCCCAAGTTCGTGCGCCGCTACCTGGAGGGCGGCGCGCTGATCCGCGACGCGATCGCGGCCTACGCCGCCGACGTGCGTTCGGGGGCGTTCCCCGCGGACGAGCACGGCTACGCGATGGACGAATCCGCTTTGGAGGGGCTCTACGGCAAGGAATCCTGA
- a CDS encoding ketopantoate reductase family protein, which produces MAVVGPGALGRVFAACLSDVGPTALVARSPGRAAALARGFELVHPSGRTRRVRVPAFGPEEAPPARWAIVLVKGPDTEAAARVAARVATEGVLSLQNGWVRERLLAAASGRVPADQGATTAAATREAERTVWVAAGETWLPPAFAPLAARLTAAGLPAEATPDVAARRLEKLAVNLVVNPLTAVLDVPNGGLLEPELWPTVRDLAAEMHPVLAARGPLPDPETLLVRIRRVLAATAANTSSMRADVRAGRPTEIEELTGALLAWARADGRALPRHEALYRMVRALEQVHRGKPLEE; this is translated from the coding sequence GTGGCCGTGGTGGGGCCGGGGGCGCTCGGGCGCGTCTTCGCCGCCTGCCTGAGCGACGTGGGGCCCACGGCGCTGGTGGCGCGTTCGCCCGGGCGCGCCGCGGCGCTCGCCCGGGGCTTCGAGCTGGTGCACCCCTCGGGCCGAACCCGGCGCGTGCGGGTGCCGGCCTTCGGCCCCGAAGAGGCGCCCCCGGCGCGCTGGGCGATCGTGCTCGTCAAGGGTCCCGACACCGAGGCGGCCGCGCGGGTGGCGGCGCGGGTGGCCACGGAGGGCGTGCTCAGCCTGCAAAACGGCTGGGTGCGGGAGCGGCTCTTGGCCGCGGCCTCTGGCCGGGTGCCGGCCGACCAGGGGGCCACGACGGCCGCGGCCACGCGCGAGGCGGAGCGCACCGTCTGGGTGGCCGCGGGGGAGACCTGGCTGCCCCCCGCTTTCGCGCCGCTGGCGGCGCGGCTGACCGCTGCGGGCCTGCCGGCCGAGGCCACGCCCGATGTGGCGGCGCGCAGGCTCGAGAAGCTGGCGGTGAACCTGGTCGTCAACCCGCTCACCGCGGTGCTGGACGTGCCCAACGGAGGGCTCCTGGAGCCCGAGCTCTGGCCCACCGTGCGCGACCTCGCGGCGGAGATGCACCCGGTGCTGGCGGCGCGCGGCCCCCTGCCCGACCCCGAGACCCTGCTCGTGCGGATCCGCCGGGTCCTGGCCGCGACCGCGGCCAACACCAGCAGCATGCGCGCCGACGTGCGCGCCGGACGGCCCACCGAGATCGAAGAACTGACCGGCGCGCTCCTGGCCTGGGCGCGCGCGGACGGACGGGCGCTGCCGCGCCACGAGGCGCTCTACCGCATGGTGCGCGCCCTAGAGCAGGTTCACCGAGGTAAGCCGCTCGAGGAGTGA
- a CDS encoding SH3 domain-containing protein has translation MPHVLSPHAGARLADPEFWAERWRGRFDPEAPAALNPRLVERSGALWDPLELGPVAAATLGEWIEAARVPDDWWAVLDGRPVDEAARAETYARLNLAGLRPFKADRYGITLGRANLRALPTAARGHKRNDEEGFDRLQHTALEPLTPLALLHPSRDGTWWFVQAPDYRGWVRARELAWTELPGEIANLLAQPGPVLLSPTAELETACGTTPMQMGSRLPGLRGGMLAYPARDEHGQLLWSKARLVGDPELAPEPPALTPAAFFARALAPLGRPYGWGGLTPAGPALDCSRFVQDVFKVFGYRLPRDASAQCRATRPALVFEPGEPHASRARRLAELEGGPAVLCMPGHVMLYLGAVEGCHHAVHAFWAYKRPENGGEATAAVRRVVVTSLDLGRGTAAGSLLERLTSVNLL, from the coding sequence ATGCCGCACGTCCTCTCGCCGCACGCCGGCGCGCGACTCGCGGACCCGGAGTTCTGGGCCGAACGCTGGCGGGGGCGGTTCGACCCGGAGGCGCCCGCGGCCTTGAACCCGCGCCTGGTGGAGCGTTCCGGGGCGCTGTGGGACCCGCTCGAGCTGGGGCCGGTGGCGGCCGCGACGCTCGGGGAATGGATCGAGGCGGCCCGGGTCCCCGACGATTGGTGGGCGGTCCTGGACGGCCGCCCCGTGGACGAAGCGGCGCGGGCCGAGACCTACGCGCGGTTGAACCTCGCGGGCCTGCGCCCCTTCAAGGCCGACCGCTACGGGATCACCCTCGGCCGCGCCAACCTGCGCGCCCTGCCCACCGCCGCGCGCGGCCACAAACGAAACGACGAGGAGGGCTTCGACCGCCTGCAGCACACCGCGCTCGAACCGCTCACCCCGCTGGCGCTGCTCCACCCCAGCCGCGACGGGACCTGGTGGTTCGTTCAGGCCCCCGACTACCGCGGCTGGGTCCGCGCCCGCGAGCTGGCCTGGACCGAGCTGCCCGGCGAGATCGCCAATCTGCTGGCGCAGCCGGGGCCGGTCCTGCTCAGCCCCACCGCTGAACTGGAAACCGCCTGCGGTACGACCCCGATGCAGATGGGCAGCCGGCTGCCCGGCCTGCGCGGCGGCATGCTCGCCTACCCCGCCCGGGACGAGCACGGCCAGCTGCTCTGGAGCAAGGCCCGCCTCGTCGGCGACCCCGAGCTCGCCCCCGAACCCCCGGCCCTCACCCCCGCCGCCTTCTTCGCCCGCGCCCTCGCCCCGCTGGGGCGGCCCTACGGCTGGGGCGGCCTCACGCCCGCGGGGCCGGCCCTCGACTGCTCGCGCTTCGTTCAGGACGTCTTCAAGGTCTTCGGTTACCGCCTGCCGCGCGACGCCTCGGCGCAGTGCCGCGCCACCCGCCCCGCGCTCGTCTTCGAGCCCGGCGAACCCCACGCCTCCCGCGCCCGCCGGCTGGCGGAGCTGGAGGGCGGGCCCGCCGTCCTGTGCATGCCCGGCCACGTGATGCTCTACCTGGGCGCGGTCGAGGGCTGCCACCACGCGGTGCACGCCTTCTGGGCCTACAAGCGGCCGGAGAACGGCGGCGAGGCCACCGCCGCGGTGCGCCGGGTCGTGGTCACCAGCCTCGACCTGGGCCGCGGCACCGCCGCCGGCTCACTCCTCGAGCGGCTTACCTCGGTGAACCTGCTCTAG
- a CDS encoding RluA family pseudouridine synthase — MQGSHVFEAEGERLDQALARALGVSRARAQAWISAGHVRVAGEVVTKPARRLAGERVEVEVPPEPPARVEAEDLTVEILYEDEDMVVVNKPAGMVTHPAPGVTRGTLVNALLGRWVEPGGEPVRPGIVHRLDKETSGVIVVARHEAALRRLADAFKQRFVFKRYVALTEGVPANTTVIAPIGRHPVHRFKMHTGGIKARYAETDFEVVATAEGRALVEARPHTGRTHQIRVHLKHLHTPIWADPLYGKPSPFIGRLALHAYELRVPHPKSGKILSFTAPVPEDMARGWEAAGGVWPEGVQRAGTSR, encoded by the coding sequence GTGCAGGGATCCCACGTCTTCGAGGCCGAGGGCGAGCGTCTGGATCAGGCGCTGGCGCGGGCGTTGGGGGTGAGCCGCGCCCGCGCGCAGGCCTGGATCAGCGCCGGCCACGTGCGCGTGGCCGGCGAGGTGGTCACCAAGCCGGCCCGCCGCCTCGCCGGCGAGCGGGTCGAGGTGGAGGTGCCGCCCGAGCCCCCCGCGCGCGTCGAGGCCGAGGACCTGACCGTCGAGATCCTCTACGAGGACGAGGACATGGTCGTCGTCAACAAGCCCGCGGGCATGGTCACCCACCCGGCCCCCGGGGTGACGCGCGGCACGCTCGTCAACGCGCTCTTGGGCCGCTGGGTCGAGCCCGGGGGCGAGCCGGTGCGTCCGGGCATCGTGCACCGGCTCGACAAGGAGACCTCCGGGGTGATCGTCGTGGCCCGGCACGAAGCGGCGCTCCGGCGGCTCGCCGACGCCTTCAAGCAGCGCTTCGTCTTCAAGCGCTACGTCGCGCTCACCGAGGGGGTGCCCGCGAACACCACGGTGATCGCGCCGATCGGCCGCCACCCGGTGCACCGCTTCAAGATGCACACCGGCGGCATCAAGGCGCGCTACGCCGAGACCGACTTCGAGGTCGTCGCCACGGCGGAGGGGCGGGCCCTGGTGGAGGCGCGGCCCCACACCGGCCGCACCCACCAGATCCGGGTGCACCTCAAGCACCTGCACACCCCCATCTGGGCCGATCCCCTCTACGGCAAGCCCTCCCCCTTCATCGGCCGTCTGGCGCTGCACGCCTACGAGCTGCGGGTGCCCCACCCCAAGAGCGGCAAAATCCTGAGCTTCACCGCCCCCGTGCCCGAAGACATGGCCCGCGGCTGGGAGGCCGCGGGCGGGGTCTGGCCCGAAGGGGTTCAGCGCGCCGGAACCAGCCGGTAG
- a CDS encoding PQQ-dependent sugar dehydrogenase produces the protein MKRILSGGLLVLALAWAQGVGLEPVATGLDKPLFLTQEPGGPLLVLEQRGRVLALGGGQKTLWLDVRKKVSCCGERGLLGLAFHPGYPENRRFFLNYTDRRGRTVIEEYRGGRPYRVLLTIDQPYANHNGGHLAFGPDGYLYIGTGDGGSGGDPQGNAQNPGSLLGKMLRIDVDRGNPYAVPEDNPFVANPKYRPEIWALGLRNPWRYSFDRETGDLFIADVGQNKWEEVDYVPAPMSTSGGWNFGWNVMEGNHCFKPAKNCKRAGLVPPILEYGHDQGCSITGGYVYRGRRIPELVGAYLYGDYCSGKIWAARWTGNRWESRLLLQTKLRISSFGEDAAGEVYVVDHGGGAVYRLVPAR, from the coding sequence ATGAAACGAATCCTAAGCGGTGGCTTGCTGGTGCTCGCGCTGGCCTGGGCGCAGGGCGTGGGGCTCGAGCCCGTGGCCACGGGCCTGGACAAACCGCTCTTCCTCACCCAGGAACCGGGCGGCCCGCTCCTCGTGCTCGAGCAGCGGGGGCGCGTCCTGGCGCTCGGGGGCGGGCAGAAGACGCTTTGGCTGGACGTGCGCAAGAAGGTGAGCTGCTGCGGCGAACGCGGGCTGCTGGGCCTCGCCTTCCACCCCGGCTACCCTGAAAACCGCCGCTTCTTCCTCAATTACACCGACCGGCGCGGCCGCACCGTGATCGAGGAGTACCGCGGTGGACGGCCCTACCGGGTATTGCTCACCATCGACCAGCCCTACGCCAACCACAACGGGGGGCACCTCGCCTTCGGCCCCGACGGCTACCTCTACATCGGCACCGGCGACGGCGGCTCCGGGGGCGACCCCCAGGGGAACGCCCAGAACCCCGGGAGCCTGCTCGGCAAGATGCTGCGCATCGACGTGGACCGCGGAAACCCCTACGCCGTCCCCGAGGACAACCCCTTCGTGGCCAACCCCAAGTACCGCCCCGAGATCTGGGCGCTGGGGCTGCGCAACCCCTGGCGCTACAGCTTCGACCGCGAGACCGGCGACCTCTTCATCGCCGACGTGGGGCAGAACAAGTGGGAGGAGGTGGACTACGTCCCCGCGCCGATGAGCACGAGCGGCGGCTGGAACTTCGGCTGGAACGTCATGGAGGGCAACCACTGCTTCAAACCCGCCAAGAACTGCAAGCGCGCGGGCCTGGTGCCGCCCATCCTCGAGTACGGCCACGACCAGGGGTGTTCGATCACCGGCGGCTACGTCTACCGCGGCCGGCGGATCCCCGAGCTGGTGGGGGCCTACCTCTACGGCGACTACTGCAGCGGCAAGATCTGGGCGGCCCGCTGGACCGGGAACCGCTGGGAGAGCCGCCTGCTGCTCCAAACCAAGCTGCGCATCAGCAGCTTCGGCGAGGACGCGGCCGGCGAGGTCTACGTGGTGGACCACGGCGGCGGCGCCGTCTACCGGCTGGTTCCGGCGCGCTGA
- a CDS encoding TlyA family RNA methyltransferase, which produces MRLDVALAARGLVESRAKAQELIRAGRVRVDGAVATKPSRKVGPEARIEVVGPEPYVGRAAHKLLGALAAFGIGPEGEVWADVGAGTGGFTQVLLEHGARRVYALDVGHGQLHPRLRADARVVVLEGVNARRPLALPEPVDGAVMDVSFISSTLILPNLWRVLRPGGRALVLVKPQFELEPGSHTGVVRDPRLQRRALERVRAAARALGFTLCGEAESPLAGKEGNREFWLYLERPDAGVS; this is translated from the coding sequence GTGCGTCTGGACGTGGCCCTGGCCGCGCGCGGTCTGGTGGAGAGCCGCGCCAAGGCCCAGGAGCTGATCCGCGCCGGCCGGGTGCGGGTCGACGGCGCGGTGGCGACCAAACCCAGCCGCAAGGTGGGCCCGGAGGCCCGGATCGAAGTCGTCGGCCCCGAGCCCTACGTGGGCCGGGCCGCCCACAAGCTGCTGGGGGCGCTGGCGGCCTTCGGGATCGGCCCCGAAGGCGAGGTCTGGGCCGACGTGGGCGCGGGCACCGGCGGCTTCACCCAGGTGCTGCTCGAGCACGGGGCCCGCAGGGTCTACGCCCTGGACGTGGGCCACGGCCAGCTGCATCCGCGCCTGCGTGCGGACGCGCGGGTGGTGGTGCTGGAAGGGGTCAACGCCCGCCGCCCTTTGGCGCTGCCCGAGCCGGTGGACGGCGCGGTGATGGACGTTTCCTTCATCTCCAGCACCCTGATCCTGCCGAACCTGTGGCGCGTCCTCCGGCCCGGGGGCCGGGCGCTCGTCCTCGTCAAACCCCAGTTCGAGCTCGAGCCCGGGAGCCACACCGGGGTGGTGCGCGACCCCCGGTTGCAGCGGCGGGCGCTGGAGCGGGTGCGCGCCGCGGCCCGGGCGCTCGGCTTCACGCTCTGCGGCGAGGCGGAGAGCCCGCTTGCGGGCAAGGAGGGCAACCGGGAGTTCTGGCTCTACCTGGAACGGCCGGACGCGGGCGTAAGCTGA